In Ascaphus truei isolate aAscTru1 chromosome 5, aAscTru1.hap1, whole genome shotgun sequence, one genomic interval encodes:
- the LOC142495021 gene encoding uncharacterized protein LOC142495021, which produces MLLLYIVAPGGHVSPEMEQVSSPGSASSTLLEEHHGDEDDEYDEDDATEETEIQSCDHEEVPIETVVPPNRPSTSTYDAIVASEGKIVDAENRRHSDMMTVLERMIGLQEETVSQLAHLHRVFIEVPKQLQKINTSFEALVVQQTQANYWRMTNVPQFNTSQPGSVHAGQFSPHSSDIHSPGPNVTGQVADIAVQVPDDILPLPSVQNQQLTPTKEPTKTKYKQLLLTSFWSKTTKDTHETDQPSLVQCLPTCSHVSLGTSPVREQSLPKSPVGESLPKSPVGESLPTSPVGESLATSHVGESLATSPVGESLPTSPVGESLATSPVGEQSLATSPAREVPEATQSGSVVPKVGGKRKRKIQETTSRPVTRSQKEQKK; this is translated from the exons atgttattgttatatatagttgcccctggaggacatgtgtcacctgagatggaacaagtgtcttcacctgggtcagccagctcaacactactagaag aacatcatggtgatgaggatgatgagtatgatgaggatgacgccacagaagagactgaaatacaatcatgtgaccatgaagaggtgccaatagaaactgttgtaccgccaaatcgtccatcaacttccacatacgatgcaattgtagcttcagagggaaaaatagtggacgcagaaaatcgtcgccattcagacatgatgacagtgctggaaaggatgattggactgcaggaagaaacagtatcacaattggcacatctccacagagtcttcattgaagtgcctaaacagttgcaaaaaatcaacacctcattcgaagcattagttgttcagcaaacacaagctaattactggagaatgactaatgtaccacaattcaacacctcccagccaggatctgttcatgcaggtcagttttcaccacattcatctgatattcattcaccaggcccaaatgttaccggtcaagtagcagacattgctgtgcaggttcctgacgacatactaccactgccatctgtacaaaatcagcagctgacacctacaaaggagcccacaaaaacaaaatacaagcagttactactgaccagtttttggtcaaaaacaacaaaagacacacatgaaacagaccaaccatcacttgtgcagtgtctaccaacttgctcacatgtgtcactgggcacaagccctgtccgtgaacagtcactacccaaaagccctgtaggtgagtcgctgcccaaaagccctgtaggtgaatcactgcccacaagccctgtaggtgagtcactggccacaagccatgtaggtgagtcactggccacaagccctgtaggtgaatcactgcccacaagccctgtaggtgagtcactggccacaagccctgtaggtgaacagtcactggccacaagccctgcccgtgaagtgccagaggccactcaaagtggctctgttgtgcctaaagttggtggcaaaagaaaaaggaaaattcaagagacaacaagcaggcctgttactcgctcgcaaaaggaacaaaaaaaataa